A genomic stretch from Hymenobacter psoromatis includes:
- a CDS encoding isocitrate dehydrogenase (NADP(+)) (Converts isocitrate to alpha ketoglutarate): MAEQKITIKNGKLNVPDQPIIPYIEGDGTGPDIWRAAQLVFDAAVEKAYGGKRKLMWKEVLAGEKAFKQLNNWLPTETLDAFREYLVGIKGPLTTPVGGGIRSLNVALRQELDLYACVRPVRYYDGVPSPVKHPELTNMVIFRENTEDIYAGIEYMNGTPQAQKMLEFLQDEMGVKKIRFPESSSFGIKPVSKEGTERLVRAAIKYALEHKLPSVTLVHKGNIMKFTEGAFKTWGYELAEKEFGSKVFTWAQYDKIVAKQGVAVADALQKQAQDQGKLIIKDSIADAFLQQILLRPAEYSVVATLNLNGDYISDALAAIVGGIGIAPGANINYLTGHAIFEATHGTAPKYANQDKVNPGSVILSGVMMLEHLGWKEAAALINKGLEAAIESKRVTYDFERQMEGATLLKTSEFGEEIVKNM; the protein is encoded by the coding sequence ATGGCAGAGCAGAAAATCACCATTAAAAATGGCAAGCTGAACGTACCCGACCAACCGATTATTCCCTACATCGAGGGCGACGGTACGGGTCCGGACATTTGGCGCGCCGCGCAGCTCGTATTCGACGCGGCGGTAGAAAAAGCCTACGGCGGCAAAAGGAAGCTAATGTGGAAGGAAGTGCTGGCCGGCGAAAAAGCCTTCAAGCAGCTCAACAACTGGTTGCCGACCGAAACCCTCGACGCTTTCCGCGAATACCTGGTGGGCATCAAAGGCCCGCTCACTACCCCCGTCGGCGGCGGCATTCGCTCGCTGAACGTGGCCCTGCGCCAAGAGCTGGACCTCTACGCCTGCGTGCGCCCCGTGCGCTACTACGACGGCGTACCCTCGCCGGTGAAGCACCCGGAGCTGACCAACATGGTCATTTTCCGCGAAAACACGGAGGATATCTACGCCGGCATCGAGTACATGAACGGCACGCCGCAGGCCCAGAAAATGCTCGAATTCCTGCAAGACGAGATGGGCGTGAAGAAGATTCGCTTCCCCGAGTCGTCGTCGTTCGGCATCAAGCCGGTGAGCAAGGAAGGCACCGAGCGCCTCGTGCGCGCCGCCATCAAGTATGCCCTGGAGCACAAGCTGCCGTCAGTGACGTTGGTGCATAAGGGCAACATCATGAAGTTTACCGAAGGGGCTTTCAAAACCTGGGGCTACGAGTTGGCCGAGAAGGAGTTTGGCTCTAAGGTGTTTACCTGGGCGCAGTACGATAAAATCGTGGCCAAGCAGGGTGTGGCCGTGGCCGACGCCCTGCAAAAGCAGGCCCAGGACCAAGGCAAGCTCATCATCAAGGACAGCATCGCCGATGCTTTCCTACAGCAGATTCTGCTGCGCCCCGCCGAGTACTCGGTGGTAGCGACCCTGAACCTGAACGGCGACTACATTTCCGACGCGCTGGCGGCCATCGTGGGCGGCATCGGCATCGCGCCGGGCGCGAACATCAACTACCTGACCGGCCACGCCATCTTCGAGGCGACCCACGGCACCGCGCCCAAATACGCCAACCAGGACAAGGTGAACCCCGGCTCGGTCATCCTCTCGGGCGTGATGATGCTGGAGCACCTGGGCTGGAAAGAAGCCGCCGCCCTCATTAACAAGGGCCTCGAAGCCGCCATCGAAAGCAAGCGCGTCACCTACGACTTCGAGCGCCAGATGGAAGGCGCTACCCTCCTCAAAACGAGCGAGTTTGGGGAGGAGATTGTGAAGAATATGTAG
- a CDS encoding peptidase M16, which translates to MLLLLPALAALGLTTQCQSSKPAVTAAAVAPATVPTPPEYRYETAPNDPLGVRVYTLANGLKVYLSDYKNAPRIQTYLAVRAGSKNDPATATGLAHYLEHMVFKGTSRLGTKDWSKEKPELDKIEALYETYRGERNDPLARKRTYHQIDSISGVAARYAIPNEYDKLMGSIGAKGSNAHTSNEETVYQEDIPSNQLEKWAAVQSERLKEMVPRLFHTELEAVYEEKNRGLDSDFNKEFETLNASLYPTHPYGTQTTIGTIEHLQNPSITEIKKYFGQYYVPGNMALCLSGDLDYDQTIRLIDKYFGELPSKPVPTFTAPVEKPITTPLVKEVVGPASENVMLGYRLPGKATRDGLRLRMMDKILTNGQAGLFDLDLNQQQKVLQAQTFADLNDDYSTHVLYGTPRQGQQLEDVKGLMLAEVEKVKRGDFPDWLIPAIVNNEQLSRTKSYESNEARASAMYESFIERVSWADYVRQDVDFATITKAEIIKFANDNYGQDYVAVFKRTGKDPNTVKVIKPAITPVPANRDAASVFYTEVSKLPSTELKPVFIDYKKDIQTAEIKPGLPLYYTKNTENGLFSLFFAIDLGTNNNPLLDVATDYLQYLGTSQYSAAQLQQEFYKLGCSFAVSSSQDRVLISLSGLDSNLEPALKLFEQLLNSPRLDAAALKNQVAGILKQRQDAKLNKGVILNQAMLNYAKYGPRNPFTDVVSEAQLKMLKPEKLTALLKSLPTYQHRVLYYGPREVTGITNVIRTKHQTPAVLKPDPAAKDFAEQPLKNKKVYWVDYNMVQAEILFLTKGDIYNKAMVPTVALYNEYFGGGMGSIVFQDLRESKALAYSAMSRYANADKTGRSNYIVSYIGTQSDKLPEAMSGMESLLTDMPLADANLAIAKQSIRNSIATERITHEGVLLSYERARRLGLDYDVRRDVYDQTQNMTFAELQKFQQAKIRGQNQVILVIGSKDRLNFKELAKYGAVQQLTLKEIFGY; encoded by the coding sequence TTGTTACTCCTGCTGCCCGCGCTGGCCGCCCTCGGCCTCACTACGCAGTGTCAATCGAGTAAGCCCGCCGTTACGGCCGCCGCCGTTGCCCCCGCCACGGTCCCTACCCCCCCGGAATACCGCTACGAGACCGCGCCCAACGACCCGCTCGGTGTGCGCGTGTATACGCTGGCTAATGGCTTAAAAGTCTACCTGTCAGACTACAAGAACGCGCCGCGCATTCAGACATATCTGGCCGTGCGCGCCGGCTCTAAGAACGACCCGGCCACGGCCACCGGCCTCGCGCATTACCTGGAGCACATGGTGTTCAAGGGCACTTCGCGGCTCGGGACCAAGGACTGGAGCAAGGAAAAGCCGGAGTTGGATAAGATTGAGGCGCTGTACGAAACGTATCGCGGCGAGCGCAACGACCCGTTGGCCCGCAAGCGGACATATCACCAGATTGACTCCATCTCGGGGGTAGCGGCGCGCTATGCCATCCCCAACGAGTATGACAAGCTGATGGGCAGCATCGGGGCCAAGGGCTCGAACGCGCACACCTCGAACGAAGAGACTGTTTACCAGGAAGATATTCCGAGCAACCAGCTCGAAAAGTGGGCCGCCGTGCAGAGCGAGCGCCTCAAGGAAATGGTGCCGCGCCTGTTTCATACCGAGTTGGAGGCAGTGTATGAGGAGAAGAATCGGGGCCTGGACTCGGATTTCAACAAGGAGTTTGAGACGCTGAACGCCAGCCTCTACCCTACCCACCCCTACGGCACCCAAACTACCATCGGCACGATTGAGCACCTGCAAAACCCGTCGATTACTGAGATTAAAAAGTACTTCGGCCAATATTATGTTCCCGGCAACATGGCGCTCTGCCTGAGCGGTGACCTGGATTATGACCAGACCATCCGGCTGATTGACAAGTACTTTGGGGAATTACCAAGCAAGCCGGTGCCCACCTTCACCGCGCCGGTGGAGAAGCCGATTACTACCCCCCTCGTGAAGGAGGTAGTGGGGCCGGCGTCGGAAAACGTGATGCTGGGCTACCGCCTGCCCGGCAAGGCCACCCGCGACGGCCTGCGCCTGCGCATGATGGACAAAATCCTGACCAACGGCCAGGCCGGCCTCTTCGACCTCGACCTGAATCAGCAGCAGAAAGTGCTGCAAGCCCAGACTTTCGCCGACCTCAACGACGACTACTCGACGCACGTGCTCTACGGCACGCCGCGCCAGGGCCAGCAGCTGGAAGACGTGAAAGGGCTCATGCTGGCCGAGGTGGAGAAGGTGAAGCGCGGCGACTTCCCCGACTGGCTCATCCCGGCCATCGTCAACAACGAGCAGCTGAGCCGCACCAAGAGCTACGAAAGCAACGAGGCCCGCGCCTCGGCCATGTACGAGTCGTTTATCGAGCGCGTGAGCTGGGCCGACTACGTGCGGCAGGATGTTGATTTTGCGACCATTACGAAGGCGGAAATCATCAAATTTGCTAACGATAACTACGGGCAGGATTACGTGGCGGTGTTTAAGCGCACCGGCAAGGACCCCAATACGGTGAAGGTGATTAAGCCCGCCATTACGCCGGTGCCGGCCAACCGCGACGCGGCTTCGGTTTTCTACACCGAAGTGTCGAAGCTGCCCAGCACCGAGTTGAAGCCGGTTTTTATCGATTATAAAAAGGATATTCAGACGGCCGAAATAAAGCCCGGCCTACCCCTCTACTACACGAAGAATACCGAGAACGGTCTGTTCAGTCTGTTCTTCGCCATCGACCTGGGTACTAATAATAACCCGCTGCTTGACGTAGCCACGGATTATTTGCAGTACCTCGGCACCAGCCAATATTCGGCGGCGCAGCTGCAGCAGGAGTTTTACAAGCTGGGCTGTTCGTTCGCCGTCAGCAGCAGCCAGGACCGCGTGCTCATCAGCCTCAGCGGGCTGGATAGCAACCTGGAGCCGGCGCTCAAGCTGTTTGAGCAGCTGCTCAATAGTCCGCGCCTCGACGCGGCGGCCCTCAAAAACCAGGTGGCCGGCATTTTGAAGCAACGCCAGGATGCCAAGCTCAACAAGGGCGTGATTCTGAATCAGGCCATGCTGAACTACGCCAAGTACGGCCCGCGCAATCCGTTTACGGATGTGGTATCCGAGGCGCAGTTGAAGATGCTGAAGCCGGAGAAACTAACGGCGCTGCTAAAATCCCTACCCACCTACCAGCACCGCGTGTTGTATTATGGGCCGCGCGAAGTCACTGGTATTACGAACGTTATCCGTACCAAACACCAGACCCCTGCCGTCCTAAAGCCAGACCCAGCTGCTAAGGATTTTGCCGAGCAACCTTTGAAAAATAAAAAGGTTTACTGGGTCGATTACAACATGGTGCAGGCTGAAATCCTGTTCCTAACCAAGGGCGACATTTATAATAAAGCAATGGTCCCGACGGTGGCGCTGTACAACGAGTACTTCGGCGGCGGCATGGGCAGCATCGTGTTTCAGGATTTGCGCGAGAGCAAGGCGCTGGCCTACTCGGCCATGTCGCGCTACGCGAATGCTGATAAAACCGGGCGCTCCAACTACATCGTGAGCTACATCGGCACGCAGAGCGACAAGCTGCCCGAGGCCATGAGCGGCATGGAAAGCCTGCTAACCGACATGCCGCTGGCCGACGCCAACCTGGCCATTGCTAAGCAAAGTATCCGCAACAGCATCGCCACCGAACGCATCACCCACGAAGGCGTGCTGCTCAGCTACGAGCGCGCGCGCCGCCTGGGCCTCGATTATGACGTGCGCCGCGACGTGTACGACCAAACCCAAAACATGACGTTTGCCGAACTACAGAAATTTCAGCAGGCTAAAATCCGGGGGCAGAACCAGGTTATTCTGGTTATCGGCTCCAAGGATAGACTGAATTTCAAGGAATTGGCCAAGTACGGTGCCGTTCAACAACTTACCCTAAAAGAGATTTTTGGGTATTAA
- a CDS encoding short-chain dehydrogenase/reductase, whose protein sequence is MAQTVFITGTSTGIGAATVRLFAARGWQVAATMRNPADATFSDLPGVRVYALDVTDAASVQQAVGQAQHDFGRLDVLVNNAGYGLVGPFETATPAQIQQQFATNVFGVFAVIQAVLPAMRAQKSGVILNITSVGGRTGFPMNSLYHATKFGLDGFSESLWYELAPFGIQVKVVAPGGVATDFAGRSLHMTANPNDDTNPYAGQMRAVLDAFSSRGGAASQPEQIAEVIYQAATDGTTQLRYIAGADAQGLLATKAKMPESDFMQMIQQNFSGNQ, encoded by the coding sequence ATGGCTCAGACTGTTTTTATCACTGGCACCTCAACCGGAATCGGGGCGGCCACCGTGCGGCTTTTTGCCGCGCGCGGCTGGCAGGTAGCCGCCACCATGCGCAACCCCGCCGACGCCACATTCAGCGACTTGCCCGGCGTGCGCGTGTACGCGCTCGACGTGACGGACGCCGCTTCCGTGCAGCAGGCAGTGGGCCAGGCGCAACACGATTTTGGCCGGCTCGATGTGCTCGTCAACAACGCCGGCTACGGCCTGGTGGGGCCGTTTGAAACGGCCACGCCGGCCCAGATTCAGCAGCAGTTTGCCACCAATGTGTTTGGCGTTTTTGCCGTGATACAGGCCGTGCTGCCGGCCATGCGCGCCCAAAAATCCGGCGTTATTCTCAACATTACCTCGGTGGGCGGGCGCACGGGCTTTCCGATGAACTCGCTCTACCACGCCACCAAGTTTGGGCTCGATGGCTTTTCGGAGTCGCTCTGGTACGAGCTGGCCCCCTTTGGTATTCAGGTAAAAGTGGTTGCCCCCGGCGGCGTGGCCACCGATTTTGCCGGCCGCTCCCTGCACATGACGGCCAATCCCAACGACGACACCAACCCCTACGCTGGCCAGATGCGGGCTGTGCTCGACGCCTTCAGCAGCCGGGGCGGGGCCGCCTCGCAGCCCGAGCAGATTGCCGAAGTCATCTACCAGGCCGCTACCGATGGCACCACGCAGCTCCGCTACATCGCCGGGGCCGATGCCCAGGGCCTGCTGGCCACCAAGGCTAAAATGCCAGAGAGCGACTTTATGCAGATGATTCAGCAGAATTTCTCGGGTAATCAGTAA
- a CDS encoding luciferase has translation MQLGIDSFAAANMGFGTTPAQSGAEAMGQLLDRIAHADAVGLDVFGLGEHHRREFLDSAPTVILGAAAARTTQIRLTSAVTVLSAADPVRVFQQFATLDLIAQGRVEMVVGRGSFTEAFPLFGLNLRDYDALFEEKLDLLLRLRDEEHVHWTGKHRPALTGQGVYPRPMQARLPIWLGVGGTPESFVRAGTLGLPLMVAVIGGETHRFRPLVDLYREAGRRAGFAPEQLPVGLHSLGYVADSTEQAVAEFYPGYAQTFTAIGKERGWPPVTRAQFDAVAGPHGALLVGGPEEVAAKINRHSQALGGISRVTFQMDNANLSHEKLLHAIELLGSRVRPLLQ, from the coding sequence ATGCAACTTGGAATAGACAGCTTTGCCGCCGCCAATATGGGCTTCGGCACTACCCCGGCCCAAAGTGGGGCCGAGGCAATGGGCCAGCTGCTCGACCGCATCGCGCACGCCGACGCGGTGGGGCTCGACGTGTTTGGGCTGGGCGAGCACCATCGCCGCGAGTTCCTGGACTCGGCCCCGACCGTGATTCTGGGGGCCGCCGCCGCCCGCACCACGCAAATCCGGCTGACCAGCGCCGTGACCGTACTTAGCGCGGCCGACCCGGTGCGGGTGTTTCAGCAGTTTGCTACCCTCGACCTCATTGCCCAGGGGCGCGTGGAGATGGTGGTCGGGCGCGGCTCGTTTACGGAGGCTTTTCCGCTGTTTGGGCTGAACCTGCGCGACTACGACGCGCTATTTGAAGAAAAGCTTGACCTGCTGCTGCGCCTGCGCGACGAAGAGCACGTGCATTGGACCGGCAAGCACCGGCCGGCCCTCACCGGGCAGGGCGTGTACCCGCGGCCGATGCAGGCGCGGCTGCCCATCTGGCTGGGGGTAGGCGGCACGCCCGAGTCATTTGTGCGGGCCGGCACCCTGGGCCTGCCGCTGATGGTGGCCGTTATCGGCGGCGAAACGCACCGCTTTCGGCCCCTCGTGGACTTATACCGCGAGGCTGGCCGCCGCGCGGGCTTCGCCCCCGAGCAGCTGCCAGTGGGCCTGCACTCGCTGGGCTACGTGGCCGATAGCACCGAACAAGCCGTGGCCGAATTTTACCCCGGCTACGCCCAAACCTTCACCGCCATTGGCAAGGAGCGCGGCTGGCCGCCGGTCACGCGGGCGCAGTTTGATGCCGTGGCCGGGCCGCACGGCGCGCTGCTGGTGGGCGGCCCCGAGGAGGTAGCCGCGAAAATAAACCGCCACAGCCAGGCGCTGGGCGGCATTTCACGGGTCACGTTCCAGATGGATAACGCCAACCTCTCGCACGAAAAACTGCTGCACGCCATCGAGCTGCTGGGTAGCCGCGTGCGTCCATTATTACAGTAA
- a CDS encoding DEAD/DEAH box helicase: protein MNYLNATPIQEQAIPKILAGKDLIACAQTGTGKTAAYLVPLLDKISHAGHGTTSTLVLVPTRELATQIDEQVTGFGYFVEASSIAIYGGGKSENWEQQKRALTSGADIIVATPGRLIAHMQLGYVKFEDLKYLVLDEADKMMDMGFADDILNIVRQLPKQRQTLLFSATMPSKIRDFSQQILNDPDEVRLAVSKPAAGINQQFYMTFDHQKLPVLEHLIKAQDVQSMVLFTSKKAAVAGIVRSLNKLGYPAQGISSDRTQEEREETMRAFKNKQFPILVATDVVSRGIDIDSLSHVVNFDVPRAAEDYVHRIGRTARAATTGTAITFIADQDQDRIIKIEKLIEREIEKQAITEGLGYGPAPEFDPKRFSGLHGKTGPREGGRGGSRDHGPRREGDRGPRPPRAEGDRRSDGGGGRNRGPRRDEDKNDPKRAERLAQATARLAAIDAGQAPVPAYVAPPREARPPREPRPEGEAPRAPRLPREPRPERAEGEAATPPHEPRADGDQPEGQRRRKRGGRNRGGKGPRPAEDATPSAAADAPSAE from the coding sequence ATGAACTACCTCAACGCCACGCCCATTCAGGAGCAGGCGATTCCGAAGATTCTCGCCGGCAAAGACCTCATTGCCTGCGCCCAGACCGGCACCGGCAAAACGGCTGCTTACCTGGTGCCGCTGCTCGATAAGATTTCGCACGCTGGGCACGGCACTACCAGCACGCTGGTGCTGGTGCCCACCCGCGAGCTGGCCACCCAGATTGACGAGCAGGTAACGGGCTTCGGCTATTTCGTAGAAGCCTCATCCATTGCTATTTATGGGGGCGGCAAAAGCGAGAACTGGGAGCAGCAGAAGCGGGCGCTGACCTCGGGTGCCGATATTATCGTGGCCACGCCCGGCCGCCTCATCGCGCACATGCAGCTCGGCTACGTCAAGTTTGAGGACCTGAAATACCTGGTGCTCGACGAGGCCGATAAGATGATGGACATGGGCTTTGCCGATGACATTCTGAACATTGTGCGCCAGCTGCCCAAGCAGCGCCAGACGCTGCTGTTTTCGGCCACCATGCCGAGCAAAATCCGCGACTTTTCGCAGCAGATTCTCAACGACCCCGACGAAGTGCGGCTGGCCGTGAGCAAGCCCGCGGCGGGCATCAACCAGCAGTTTTACATGACTTTTGACCACCAGAAGCTGCCCGTGCTGGAACACCTTATCAAGGCCCAGGACGTGCAGAGCATGGTGCTCTTTACCAGCAAGAAGGCGGCCGTAGCTGGCATCGTGCGCTCGCTCAACAAGCTGGGCTACCCGGCCCAGGGCATCAGCTCGGACCGCACCCAGGAGGAGCGCGAGGAAACGATGCGCGCCTTCAAAAACAAACAGTTTCCCATTCTGGTGGCCACCGACGTGGTGAGCCGGGGCATTGATATTGACTCCCTTAGCCACGTGGTGAACTTCGACGTGCCCCGCGCCGCCGAGGACTACGTGCACCGCATTGGCCGCACGGCGCGCGCCGCCACCACCGGCACGGCCATCACCTTCATTGCCGACCAGGACCAGGACCGCATCATCAAAATCGAGAAGCTCATTGAGCGCGAGATTGAGAAGCAGGCCATTACCGAAGGCCTGGGCTACGGCCCCGCGCCCGAGTTTGACCCCAAGCGCTTTAGTGGCCTGCACGGCAAAACCGGCCCCCGCGAAGGTGGCCGGGGCGGCAGCCGCGACCACGGCCCCCGCCGCGAAGGCGACCGCGGCCCCCGCCCGCCCCGCGCCGAAGGCGACCGCCGCAGCGATGGTGGCGGAGGCCGCAACCGCGGCCCCCGCCGCGACGAAGACAAGAACGACCCCAAGCGCGCCGAGCGACTAGCCCAGGCCACGGCCCGCCTCGCGGCCATCGACGCGGGCCAGGCCCCCGTGCCGGCCTACGTGGCCCCGCCCCGCGAGGCCCGTCCGCCCCGCGAGCCACGCCCGGAAGGCGAAGCACCCCGCGCCCCGCGCCTGCCCCGCGAGCCCCGCCCCGAAAGAGCCGAAGGGGAAGCCGCTACCCCCCCTCACGAACCCCGTGCCGATGGCGACCAGCCCGAGGGCCAGCGCCGCCGCAAGCGCGGCGGGCGCAACCGGGGCGGCAAGGGCCCGCGCCCAGCCGAAGACGCTACCCCTTCGGCAGCAGCGGACGCCCCCAGCGCCGAGTAG
- a CDS encoding SAM-dependent methyltransferase has translation MSLDRFSEQAAQYARYRLSYPPELYAWLLPQVPNRLRAWDCATGNGQVATVLADYFRDVEATDLSASQLAEAEERPNIHYQVATAEHTPFPDDYFDLITVGQAVHWFDQEAYHREVRRVAGPGTVLAEWGYQFCYTDQPGLNQVLKQFYDETSAPYWDANRRHVENKYAELLFPFARVRQARFTVTKHWQLADMLGYLRSWSATANYARQHDGADMVLLVADELARQWGVGEREVVFPIFARAGVV, from the coding sequence ATGTCCCTTGACCGTTTTTCGGAGCAAGCCGCCCAGTACGCCCGTTATCGCCTCTCCTACCCACCCGAACTCTACGCCTGGCTGCTGCCACAGGTGCCCAACCGCCTGCGGGCCTGGGACTGCGCCACCGGCAACGGCCAGGTGGCCACGGTGCTGGCCGACTATTTTCGCGATGTAGAGGCTACCGACCTCAGCGCCAGCCAGCTAGCCGAAGCCGAGGAGCGGCCCAATATTCATTACCAGGTAGCCACGGCCGAGCACACGCCCTTCCCCGACGACTATTTTGACCTGATTACCGTGGGGCAGGCCGTGCACTGGTTCGACCAGGAGGCCTATCACCGCGAGGTGCGGCGCGTGGCCGGCCCCGGCACCGTGCTGGCCGAGTGGGGCTACCAGTTTTGCTACACCGACCAACCGGGCCTTAACCAAGTGCTCAAGCAGTTTTACGACGAAACGTCGGCCCCTTACTGGGATGCCAACCGCCGCCATGTTGAAAACAAGTATGCTGAGCTGCTCTTTCCGTTTGCTCGGGTGCGGCAGGCTCGGTTTACTGTGACCAAGCACTGGCAGTTAGCCGATATGCTGGGCTACCTGCGCTCGTGGTCGGCCACTGCCAACTATGCCCGGCAGCACGACGGGGCCGATATGGTGCTGCTCGTAGCCGACGAGCTGGCGCGCCAGTGGGGGGTAGGGGAGCGAGAAGTAGTATTTCCCATATTTGCGCGGGCCGGCGTAGTGTAA
- a CDS encoding carnitine dehydratase encodes MRVLELATVLAGPQVGQFFAELGAAVLKIESPAGDVTRTWRTAGDDPESSVSAYFAASNWGKTSLVLDLTQPTAQAELHRLAAQADVLVASFRPGAAEQLGAGPTPLLALNPRLIYAHLTGYGPASPRVGYDAVLQAETGFMHLNAAGPADPPQKMPVAFIDLFAAHQLKEGILTALYQREKTGLGALVEVSLHDSALASLANQGATWLTTGHDPVPLGSGHPGIVPYGTVYRAVEGQRLVLAVGTDAQFQQLCLVLMRPHWAAEPRFATNPARVRHRQALEELLLVRIAELNGAALLHELARLGVPAGAVRSVGEALDQDAARAMLLPPAAAFPYPGLRTVAFRSSAWPTAATLLPPSPLPEGG; translated from the coding sequence CTGCGCGTGCTGGAGCTGGCTACCGTGCTGGCTGGCCCGCAAGTGGGCCAGTTTTTTGCCGAATTGGGGGCAGCGGTGCTGAAAATAGAATCGCCCGCCGGCGACGTAACCCGCACCTGGCGCACCGCCGGCGACGACCCCGAGAGCAGCGTGTCGGCCTATTTTGCCGCCTCCAACTGGGGCAAAACTTCGCTGGTGCTCGACCTGACCCAGCCCACCGCGCAGGCCGAGCTGCACCGGTTGGCCGCCCAGGCCGATGTGCTGGTGGCCAGCTTCCGGCCCGGTGCTGCCGAGCAGTTGGGCGCCGGCCCTACCCCCCTGCTGGCCCTCAACCCGCGCCTCATCTACGCGCACCTCACGGGCTACGGCCCCGCCAGCCCGCGCGTGGGCTACGATGCCGTGCTCCAGGCCGAAACCGGTTTTATGCACCTCAATGCCGCTGGCCCGGCCGACCCGCCCCAGAAAATGCCGGTGGCTTTTATTGATTTATTCGCCGCGCACCAGCTCAAAGAAGGCATCCTTACGGCACTCTACCAGCGCGAAAAAACCGGCCTGGGCGCGCTAGTGGAAGTGAGCCTGCACGACAGCGCGCTAGCCTCGCTGGCCAACCAGGGCGCTACCTGGCTCACCACCGGCCACGACCCCGTGCCGCTGGGCTCGGGCCACCCCGGCATTGTGCCCTACGGCACCGTTTACCGCGCCGTCGAGGGCCAGCGGCTGGTGCTGGCCGTGGGCACCGACGCGCAGTTTCAGCAATTGTGCCTGGTGCTCATGCGCCCGCACTGGGCCGCCGAGCCACGCTTCGCTACCAACCCTGCGCGGGTGCGCCACCGCCAGGCGCTCGAAGAGCTGCTGCTGGTGCGCATCGCGGAGCTCAACGGCGCGGCCCTGCTGCACGAGCTGGCCCGCCTGGGCGTGCCGGCCGGCGCGGTGCGCTCGGTGGGCGAGGCCCTGGACCAGGATGCGGCGCGGGCCATGCTGCTGCCCCCGGCGGCTGCCTTTCCCTACCCCGGCCTGCGGACCGTAGCGTTTCGCAGCTCGGCCTGGCCCACTGCCGCTACCTTGCTGCCCCCCTCGCCGTTGCCCGAGGGGGGGTAG
- a CDS encoding dienelactone hydrolase, whose amino-acid sequence MKKLLLLLATACIFGSAAAQSAMSCCARPTTASATEAFAMLATDKDFSGGHDAPLPYSYEGDGQMIEFKTTDGQTGHGFEIKSAKPSNKYLFVIHEWWGLNDYIKKESAMYAQEMPGVNVIALDLYDGQVATTPEEAGKLMQGVKTERADAIIKGAELYAGPKAEFASIGWCFGGGWSLQAALLGGKQTVGCVMYYGMPEKDVAKLKTLHSDVLGLFAEQDKWINPEVVKQFEKDMAAAGKKVTVKEYPADHAFANPSNPKYNKELAADAHQKALAYLKARLKA is encoded by the coding sequence ATGAAAAAACTACTGCTACTCCTGGCTACTGCGTGCATCTTTGGGTCGGCCGCCGCCCAAAGCGCGATGAGCTGCTGCGCCCGCCCGACTACGGCCAGCGCTACCGAAGCCTTCGCCATGCTGGCTACCGACAAGGACTTTTCGGGCGGCCACGACGCGCCCCTACCCTACTCCTACGAGGGTGATGGCCAGATGATTGAATTTAAGACTACCGATGGCCAGACCGGACACGGCTTTGAAATCAAGAGCGCCAAGCCGAGCAACAAATATCTGTTCGTGATTCACGAGTGGTGGGGCCTGAACGACTACATCAAGAAGGAATCGGCGATGTACGCGCAGGAAATGCCCGGCGTCAACGTCATTGCCCTCGACCTCTACGATGGCCAGGTAGCCACTACCCCCGAAGAAGCCGGCAAGCTGATGCAGGGCGTGAAAACCGAGCGCGCCGACGCCATCATCAAAGGGGCCGAACTATACGCCGGCCCCAAGGCCGAGTTTGCCTCCATTGGCTGGTGCTTTGGCGGCGGCTGGAGCCTGCAGGCAGCCCTGCTCGGCGGCAAGCAAACCGTGGGCTGCGTAATGTATTACGGGATGCCCGAAAAGGATGTGGCCAAGCTCAAAACGCTGCATTCCGACGTGCTGGGCCTGTTTGCCGAGCAGGATAAGTGGATTAATCCCGAGGTGGTGAAGCAGTTCGAGAAGGACATGGCCGCCGCTGGTAAAAAGGTAACGGTGAAGGAATATCCCGCCGACCACGCTTTCGCCAACCCCTCCAATCCCAAGTACAACAAGGAGCTAGCCGCCGACGCTCATCAAAAAGCCCTGGCCTACCTGAAAGCCCGCTTGAAGGCGTAA